CCACTGGTCCCTCTCCGGATAGAAGGCGCAGCATTCCCTGGGTTTTGCGATTGTCCCGCAGAAGCCCCATGCAGCTCACCATTTCGGTGTGTGTTAACCCTGCGCCCAGGCGTGAGAAAAACTCCCGGACTGGAGGAGTCGTCACCCCCGCAAGCGGCGCGAGCCAAAGTGCGTTATCAAGTTCCAGGCCGCCGATTCTTTTGTTTTTATTTTGGGAGATGTTCATTTTTGACATTTTTGAAGGCAAGGCGTTCATGAATGACGCGCAAGCCGTCCAGAGTCAGCCAAGGGTCCACGTAGTCTATGGATTTCGTCAGTGACGCCATCAGCTCCGCGTGTCCCCCCGTGGCTACCACCTTTGCCGAGACACCCAGCTCCTCGCGGATTTTCTCGACCAGGTGCTCCGTCAAGCCCGCGTTGCCGTGAAGAATGCCCGATTGGGTCGATTCGTTGGTGTTACGTCCGATCACGGAGGAGGGAAGTTCCAGTCCCACTTGAGGCATCTTGGCGGCCCGGCTGAAGAGGGCCTGAACTCCCGTGACCAGACCGGGGGCAATGGCGCCGCCCAGGTACGCGCCGTCCGGCGAGATCACGTCCAAAGTGATTGCCGTGCCGTAATCCACCACAATAAGGGGTGCGCCGTACTTGTGCCGTCCTCCCACCGCGTTGACGATCCGGTCCGCCCCCACCTCGCGAGGCGCGCCATAACGAATTTCCATGCCCGTATCGGTGAAGGCGTCGACCCTCAGGCAATCGGCGTTCAGGTATACTTTCACCGCTTCACAAATGGGAAGGTCCAAACTCGGCACCACACTGGCTAAAATAGCGCTGTCGATGTGGATAGGTTGGCCGCGGGCCGCGGATACGGTAGAAAAAAGGGTCAAGAAGTACACTCCGAACTCGTCCGACGTGTGTAAGATAGAGGAAAGCCGCCAGTGGGCAATCAACTCGTCGCCGTCGAAAATACCGACAACCGTTGTGGTGTTTCCCGCGTCAGTGACCAAGAGCATAAGAAAACCTCCTTGCTTGTTGGCGTTTTAAAAGCCGCGCAAAGTATAACAGAGGAGGGAGAGAATAGCTAAAATAGCCTACATCTGGACGTAGTTCGTATGTCTCCGCGCTGTAACGCGGCTGTTTCAGCGCGAAGGGAAGTTTTCCTATTTGTATGTATAAATTGTATGTATAAATTGTATGTGTAAATTATATGTATAATATTATATGTATAATGGTCCCAAGAAATAGGACCACCCCCTAAGAAAAAACGAGGGAAGGTAGAAAAGGTAGAATTGATTGACATATTCCCACGACTAAAGTTGTGGGATTCTAAGATCGACAAAAACAGCCGACTGAAACCGGTCTTACGTCTTCTCCTTTAAGAGTGGATGCCCCCACTCTGAGAATATTTACAGCCGCATCGATATCCCAGTCATGTTCCGCCCCGCATCTCGCATTGAGAAGCCATCAAAGGAGTTTAACTATTCACTAGCTTCGCATATTCTAATAGGTATTTTTACGTAGTATACAAGGCCAGTCATATCAAGTATTCGAGAGTAAATGCT
The sequence above is a segment of the Synergistaceae bacterium genome. Coding sequences within it:
- a CDS encoding type III pantothenate kinase, whose product is MLLVTDAGNTTTVVGIFDGDELIAHWRLSSILHTSDEFGVYFLTLFSTVSAARGQPIHIDSAILASVVPSLDLPICEAVKVYLNADCLRVDAFTDTGMEIRYGAPREVGADRIVNAVGGRHKYGAPLIVVDYGTAITLDVISPDGAYLGGAIAPGLVTGVQALFSRAAKMPQVGLELPSSVIGRNTNESTQSGILHGNAGLTEHLVEKIREELGVSAKVVATGGHAELMASLTKSIDYVDPWLTLDGLRVIHERLAFKNVKNEHLPK